Proteins encoded together in one Coffea arabica cultivar ET-39 chromosome 2c, Coffea Arabica ET-39 HiFi, whole genome shotgun sequence window:
- the LOC113727223 gene encoding putative late blight resistance protein homolog R1A-3 isoform X2: MVNSSFLAVLVSTTEQLARLGDEPSLTDPMKDQIQKLQMELNFLKMFSWCWLKFEEAGITGMYLEVLKALKVSASDTLLVAEIVADFVNFLLENLPAVFIDRIEIIREGLIIIIAFLVDSPEDCEDDGDKLLTQADAIVTEAASLFYSIFLEEMNENVVEEKKFLLSEVIGKIERFLEVVKKFYVYIPEASEFYSLRTHGIGYIDFILENLKKMLKQNCKFVPFVKHKVVMVQEELQSLRTFLTDKMDGQNEHEELKDLWRRTINVAYHAEHVTDLSLISCSCFWYSIICLSTVIQEIKITKTEIENIGNKHMKKPVILIANMNSMHPFAAQASNSRIDEAVIGFDDEAETIINRLTRGSEQLEIVSIIGMPGQGKTTLAKKVYNHPSICYHFIQCVWCCVSQEYEYRSALLEMLCNVTELSRHDTSEMSNDELANRLRKCLIGRSYLIVMDDIWDIRPWSELKRSFPDNNNGSRILFTSRIQKFSWQDECKCYFHTLRPFHEEECWQLLKQKTFHKDECPQDLVEVGMEIARKCKGLPLSIVLVAGILSRSKNSLYWWKQIAFNLSSSHPTEGSMDILELSYKHLPDHLKPCFLYLGAFSGSQKIRARKMTLLWISEGFIGRTDQRRLEDVAMECLMDLINHSLVIVSERSSDGGIKGCQVHNLLREFCIMKAKEEKFLQLIYQYDFDKDPSDGRDIDMHRLCFHGSLFYFADSHRICSPVHSIIFAYGMEFVDYCFFRTFRLLKVLDMERLYLKGSDLDALMLLVHLRYLAISGSIRRLPSSIANLWNLETLIVIRRLPWSIDLPDTIWQMKSLRHVNARAFANVSLGDYEFEELCQLENVHTFSTVLCHGRDTEILLRRLPRLRKLSCIIPESGKHQVGSCKVLDFSILSELEALDLSCMGGTEFSTPKIPAFEFPKVLKKLTLFKCFLPTAAISAIGQLPNLVVLKLRNIDFAKHILYVEDGEFLNLKFLAMHHSEFERWAVPDEPFPSLENLVLTDCTKLKEIPSSFADISTLKMIKIRGCCPSVEKSAQTIYEEQKDMGNGDLRLICS; the protein is encoded by the exons ATGGTAAATAGTAGTTTTCTTGCTGTTCTTGTTTCCACCACAGAACAGTTGGCACGCCTGGGAGACGAACCAAGCTTGACTGATCCAATGAAGGATCAAATCCAAAAGCTTCAAATGGAGCTAAATTTCCTCAAGATGTTTTCCTGGTGCTGGCTTAAGTTTGAAGAAGCTG GAATTACAGGGATGTATCTTGAAGTCCTCAAAGCTTTAAAGGTGTCAGCATCTGACACTTTATTGGTGGCTGAAATTGTTGCAGACTTTGTCAACTTTCTGCTAGAAAATCTTCCTGCTGTTTTCATAGACCGCATTGAGATCATTCGAGAAGGGCTCATAATCATCATTGCATTTCTCGTGGATTCACCAGAGGACTGTGAAGATGATGGGGATAAACTTTTGACGCAAGCTGACGCCATTGTAACTGAGGCTGCATCTCTCTTTTACTCAATCTTTTTGGaggaaatgaatgaaaatgtcgtcgaagaaaaaaaatttcttttgtcTGAGGTCATAGGAAAGATTGAGAGATTCCTGGAAGTGGTCAAAAAGTTCTATGTCTACATTCCAGAGGCGTCAGAGTTTTATTCTCTCAGGACTCATGGAATAGGATATATTGATTTCATCTTGGAAAATCTGAAGAAAATGCTGAAACAAAATTGCAAATTTGTACCTTTTGTGAAGCATAAAGTTGTGATGGTTCAGGAGGAGCTGCAGTCATTGAGGACATTCCTCACGGATAAAATGGATGGTCAAAATGAGCACGAGGAGCTGAAAGATCTTTGGAGAAGAACCATCAATGTGGCATACCATGCAGAGCATGTCACTGACTTGTCTTTAATCagttgtagttgtttctggtATTCCATAATATGTCTTTCaacagtcattcaagaaattaagaTCACCAAGACTGAGATTGAGAATATTGGAAATAAGCATATGAAAAAACCTGTGATCCTCATTGCAAATATGAACTCCATGCATCCCTTTGCGGCACAAGCTAGTAACTCAAGAATTGATGAAGCTGTTATAGGATTTGATGATGAGGCAGAAACCATAATCAATCGACTTACAAGAGGATCAGAACAACTTGAAATAGTTTCGATTATTGGAATGCCTGGCCAAGGTAAGACAACTTTAGCCAAGAAAGTTTACAACCATCCATCAATCTGTTATCACTTTATTCAATGTGTCTGGTGCTGTGTGTCTCAAGAGTATGAGTATAGAAGTGCATTGCttgaaatgttatgtaatgtcACTGAACTTTCTAGACATGATACTTCTGAAATGAGTAATGACGAACTTGCAAATCGGCTTAGAAAATGTTTAATTGGACGAAGTTATCTTATAGTTATGGATGATATCTGGGATATTCGACCTTGGAGTGAATTAAAGCGATCATTTCCTGATAACAACAACGGAAGCAGAATTCTGTTCACTAGCCGAATTCAGAAGTTTTCTTGGCAAGATGAATGCAAGTGCTACTTTCATACTCTCCGGCCATTTCATGAGGAGGAATGCTGGCAGTTATTGAAACAGAAAACATTCCATAAAGATGAATGTCCACAAGATTTAGTTGAAGTTGGCATGGAAATTGCAAGAAAGTGCAAGGGACTACCTTTGTCAATTGTTTTGGTTGCTGGAATCCTTTCAAGGTCAAAGAAtagtctatattggtggaaacAAATTGCTTTTAATCTGAGTTCAAGCCATCCAACTGAAGGATCCATGGACATACTGGAGTTAAGCTACAAACATCTACCAGATCATCTAAAACCATGCTTTCTTTATTTGGGAGCATTTTCAGGCAGTCAAAAGATCAGAGCCCGAAAGATGACCCTATTGTGGATTTCAGAAGGATTTATAGGAAGAACAGATCAAAGGAGGTTGGAAGATGTGGCAATGGAGTGCTTGATGGATCTGATTAATCATAGCCTTGTAATTGTCAGTGAAAGAAGTTCTGATGGTGGGATCAAAGGCTGTCAGGTTCACAATCTCTTGCGTGAATTTTGCATCATGAAAGCTAAAGAAGAGAAATTTTTACAGTTAATTTATCAGTATGATTTTGATAAAGATCCCTCCGATGGCCGTGATATTGACATGCATCGGCTATGCTTTCACGGTTCATTGTTTTATTTTGCTGATTCACATCGTATTTGCTCACCTGTCCATTCTATAATTTTTGCTTATGGGATGGAGTTTGTTGACTATTGCTTTTTCAGAACCTTTAGGCTTCTTAAAGTGTTGGATATGGAGAGGTTATACTTGAAAGGTTCTGATCTTGACGCCCTGATGTTACTAGTACATTTAAGGTACTTAGCAATTTCTGGTTCAATAAGAAGGCTTCCATCATCAATAGCCAACCTCTGGAACTTGGAAACTCTAATTGTGATACGGCGACTTCCTTGGAGTATTGATCTACCAGACACCATTTGGCAGATGAAAAGTTTAAGGCATGTAAATGCTCGTGCTTTTGCTAATGTCTCTTTGGGTGATTACGAGTTTGAGGAGCTTTGTCAATTAGAGAATGTGCATACTTTTTCAACAGTACTTTGTCATGGAAGAGATACAGAGATACTGCTGAGACGGTTACCAAGACTTCGCAAGCTTAGTTGTATAATTCCAGAGTCCGGTAAGCATCAAGTTGGAAGCTGCAAAGTTCTAGATTTCAGCATCCTAAGTGAATTGGAGGCACTGGATTTAAGCTGTATGGGGGGTACTGAATTTTCTACTCCTAAAATACCGGCATTTGAGTTTccaaaagttcttaaaaagttGACTTTGTTCAAATGTTTCCTACCAACGGCTGCAATATCAGCAATTGGGCAGCTACCTAATCTAGTGGTTCTCAAACTACGGAATATAGACTTTGCAAAGCACATATTGTATGTGGAAGATGGGGAATTCTTAAATCTCAAATTCCTTGCTATGCATCATTCAGAATTTGAAAGGTGGGCTGTGCCTGACGAGCCTTTCCCTAGTCTTGAGAATCTTGTCTTGACAGACTGTACCAAGCTTAAGGAGATCCCCTCTTCTTTTGCTGACATCTCCACCTTGAAAATGATCAAGATACGAGGCTGCTGTCCCAGCGTTGAGAAGTCAGCCCAGACAATTTATGAAGAGCAAAAAGATATGGGAAATGGCGATCTTCGACTCATCTGTTCTTAA
- the LOC113727223 gene encoding putative late blight resistance protein homolog R1B-17 isoform X3, translated as MVNSSFLAVLVSTTEQLARLGDEPSLTDPMKDQIQKLQMELNFLKMFSWCWLKFEEADFVNFLLENLPAVFIDRIEIIREGLIIIIAFLVDSPEDCEDDGDKLLTQADAIVTEAASLFYSIFLEEMNENVVEEKKFLLSEVIGKIERFLEVVKKFYVYIPEASEFYSLRTHGIGYIDFILENLKKMLKQNCKFVPFVKHKVVMVQEELQSLRTFLTDKMDGQNEHEELKDLWRRTINVAYHAEHVTDLSLISCSCFWYSIICLSTVIQEIKITKTEIENIGNKHMKKPVILIANMNSMHPFAAQASNSRIDEAVIGFDDEAETIINRLTRGSEQLEIVSIIGMPGQGKTTLAKKVYNHPSICYHFIQCVWCCVSQEYEYRSALLEMLCNVTELSRHDTSEMSNDELANRLRKCLIGRSYLIVMDDIWDIRPWSELKRSFPDNNNGSRILFTSRIQKFSWQDECKCYFHTLRPFHEEECWQLLKQKTFHKDECPQDLVEVGMEIARKCKGLPLSIVLVAGILSRSKNSLYWWKQIAFNLSSSHPTEGSMDILELSYKHLPDHLKPCFLYLGAFSGSQKIRARKMTLLWISEGFIGRTDQRRLEDVAMECLMDLINHSLVIVSERSSDGGIKGCQVHNLLREFCIMKAKEEKFLQLIYQYDFDKDPSDGRDIDMHRLCFHGSLFYFADSHRICSPVHSIIFAYGMEFVDYCFFRTFRLLKVLDMERLYLKGSDLDALMLLVHLRYLAISGSIRRLPSSIANLWNLETLIVIRRLPWSIDLPDTIWQMKSLRHVNARAFANVSLGDYEFEELCQLENVHTFSTVLCHGRDTEILLRRLPRLRKLSCIIPESGKHQVGSCKVLDFSILSELEALDLSCMGGTEFSTPKIPAFEFPKVLKKLTLFKCFLPTAAISAIGQLPNLVVLKLRNIDFAKHILYVEDGEFLNLKFLAMHHSEFERWAVPDEPFPSLENLVLTDCTKLKEIPSSFADISTLKMIKIRGCCPSVEKSAQTIYEEQKDMGNGDLRLICS; from the exons ATGGTAAATAGTAGTTTTCTTGCTGTTCTTGTTTCCACCACAGAACAGTTGGCACGCCTGGGAGACGAACCAAGCTTGACTGATCCAATGAAGGATCAAATCCAAAAGCTTCAAATGGAGCTAAATTTCCTCAAGATGTTTTCCTGGTGCTGGCTTAAGTTTGAAGAAGCTG ACTTTGTCAACTTTCTGCTAGAAAATCTTCCTGCTGTTTTCATAGACCGCATTGAGATCATTCGAGAAGGGCTCATAATCATCATTGCATTTCTCGTGGATTCACCAGAGGACTGTGAAGATGATGGGGATAAACTTTTGACGCAAGCTGACGCCATTGTAACTGAGGCTGCATCTCTCTTTTACTCAATCTTTTTGGaggaaatgaatgaaaatgtcgtcgaagaaaaaaaatttcttttgtcTGAGGTCATAGGAAAGATTGAGAGATTCCTGGAAGTGGTCAAAAAGTTCTATGTCTACATTCCAGAGGCGTCAGAGTTTTATTCTCTCAGGACTCATGGAATAGGATATATTGATTTCATCTTGGAAAATCTGAAGAAAATGCTGAAACAAAATTGCAAATTTGTACCTTTTGTGAAGCATAAAGTTGTGATGGTTCAGGAGGAGCTGCAGTCATTGAGGACATTCCTCACGGATAAAATGGATGGTCAAAATGAGCACGAGGAGCTGAAAGATCTTTGGAGAAGAACCATCAATGTGGCATACCATGCAGAGCATGTCACTGACTTGTCTTTAATCagttgtagttgtttctggtATTCCATAATATGTCTTTCaacagtcattcaagaaattaagaTCACCAAGACTGAGATTGAGAATATTGGAAATAAGCATATGAAAAAACCTGTGATCCTCATTGCAAATATGAACTCCATGCATCCCTTTGCGGCACAAGCTAGTAACTCAAGAATTGATGAAGCTGTTATAGGATTTGATGATGAGGCAGAAACCATAATCAATCGACTTACAAGAGGATCAGAACAACTTGAAATAGTTTCGATTATTGGAATGCCTGGCCAAGGTAAGACAACTTTAGCCAAGAAAGTTTACAACCATCCATCAATCTGTTATCACTTTATTCAATGTGTCTGGTGCTGTGTGTCTCAAGAGTATGAGTATAGAAGTGCATTGCttgaaatgttatgtaatgtcACTGAACTTTCTAGACATGATACTTCTGAAATGAGTAATGACGAACTTGCAAATCGGCTTAGAAAATGTTTAATTGGACGAAGTTATCTTATAGTTATGGATGATATCTGGGATATTCGACCTTGGAGTGAATTAAAGCGATCATTTCCTGATAACAACAACGGAAGCAGAATTCTGTTCACTAGCCGAATTCAGAAGTTTTCTTGGCAAGATGAATGCAAGTGCTACTTTCATACTCTCCGGCCATTTCATGAGGAGGAATGCTGGCAGTTATTGAAACAGAAAACATTCCATAAAGATGAATGTCCACAAGATTTAGTTGAAGTTGGCATGGAAATTGCAAGAAAGTGCAAGGGACTACCTTTGTCAATTGTTTTGGTTGCTGGAATCCTTTCAAGGTCAAAGAAtagtctatattggtggaaacAAATTGCTTTTAATCTGAGTTCAAGCCATCCAACTGAAGGATCCATGGACATACTGGAGTTAAGCTACAAACATCTACCAGATCATCTAAAACCATGCTTTCTTTATTTGGGAGCATTTTCAGGCAGTCAAAAGATCAGAGCCCGAAAGATGACCCTATTGTGGATTTCAGAAGGATTTATAGGAAGAACAGATCAAAGGAGGTTGGAAGATGTGGCAATGGAGTGCTTGATGGATCTGATTAATCATAGCCTTGTAATTGTCAGTGAAAGAAGTTCTGATGGTGGGATCAAAGGCTGTCAGGTTCACAATCTCTTGCGTGAATTTTGCATCATGAAAGCTAAAGAAGAGAAATTTTTACAGTTAATTTATCAGTATGATTTTGATAAAGATCCCTCCGATGGCCGTGATATTGACATGCATCGGCTATGCTTTCACGGTTCATTGTTTTATTTTGCTGATTCACATCGTATTTGCTCACCTGTCCATTCTATAATTTTTGCTTATGGGATGGAGTTTGTTGACTATTGCTTTTTCAGAACCTTTAGGCTTCTTAAAGTGTTGGATATGGAGAGGTTATACTTGAAAGGTTCTGATCTTGACGCCCTGATGTTACTAGTACATTTAAGGTACTTAGCAATTTCTGGTTCAATAAGAAGGCTTCCATCATCAATAGCCAACCTCTGGAACTTGGAAACTCTAATTGTGATACGGCGACTTCCTTGGAGTATTGATCTACCAGACACCATTTGGCAGATGAAAAGTTTAAGGCATGTAAATGCTCGTGCTTTTGCTAATGTCTCTTTGGGTGATTACGAGTTTGAGGAGCTTTGTCAATTAGAGAATGTGCATACTTTTTCAACAGTACTTTGTCATGGAAGAGATACAGAGATACTGCTGAGACGGTTACCAAGACTTCGCAAGCTTAGTTGTATAATTCCAGAGTCCGGTAAGCATCAAGTTGGAAGCTGCAAAGTTCTAGATTTCAGCATCCTAAGTGAATTGGAGGCACTGGATTTAAGCTGTATGGGGGGTACTGAATTTTCTACTCCTAAAATACCGGCATTTGAGTTTccaaaagttcttaaaaagttGACTTTGTTCAAATGTTTCCTACCAACGGCTGCAATATCAGCAATTGGGCAGCTACCTAATCTAGTGGTTCTCAAACTACGGAATATAGACTTTGCAAAGCACATATTGTATGTGGAAGATGGGGAATTCTTAAATCTCAAATTCCTTGCTATGCATCATTCAGAATTTGAAAGGTGGGCTGTGCCTGACGAGCCTTTCCCTAGTCTTGAGAATCTTGTCTTGACAGACTGTACCAAGCTTAAGGAGATCCCCTCTTCTTTTGCTGACATCTCCACCTTGAAAATGATCAAGATACGAGGCTGCTGTCCCAGCGTTGAGAAGTCAGCCCAGACAATTTATGAAGAGCAAAAAGATATGGGAAATGGCGATCTTCGACTCATCTGTTCTTAA
- the LOC113727223 gene encoding putative late blight resistance protein homolog R1A-3 isoform X1 produces MVNSSFLAVLVSTTEQLARLGDEPSLTDPMKDQIQKLQMELNFLKMFSWCWLKFEEAGKNVKLNFAINTISSAVEVANKHLYSAGLWAIRTKRGRNWRLLTSNLLKNVEQFKSEIRKNCNFLLNFLLNSIKSSTTVEIYDFMDIIIMNLKDLSDTEDEQIASVYKQTRALEEKLRFIRKFIDFTVKRCYEHQKLEDSLVHLHSCANKVAWLSFLCWVNKNDENMQCRINIMLSDLHKEIWPCAPGITGMYLEVLKALKVSASDTLLVAEIVADFVNFLLENLPAVFIDRIEIIREGLIIIIAFLVDSPEDCEDDGDKLLTQADAIVTEAASLFYSIFLEEMNENVVEEKKFLLSEVIGKIERFLEVVKKFYVYIPEASEFYSLRTHGIGYIDFILENLKKMLKQNCKFVPFVKHKVVMVQEELQSLRTFLTDKMDGQNEHEELKDLWRRTINVAYHAEHVTDLSLISCSCFWYSIICLSTVIQEIKITKTEIENIGNKHMKKPVILIANMNSMHPFAAQASNSRIDEAVIGFDDEAETIINRLTRGSEQLEIVSIIGMPGQGKTTLAKKVYNHPSICYHFIQCVWCCVSQEYEYRSALLEMLCNVTELSRHDTSEMSNDELANRLRKCLIGRSYLIVMDDIWDIRPWSELKRSFPDNNNGSRILFTSRIQKFSWQDECKCYFHTLRPFHEEECWQLLKQKTFHKDECPQDLVEVGMEIARKCKGLPLSIVLVAGILSRSKNSLYWWKQIAFNLSSSHPTEGSMDILELSYKHLPDHLKPCFLYLGAFSGSQKIRARKMTLLWISEGFIGRTDQRRLEDVAMECLMDLINHSLVIVSERSSDGGIKGCQVHNLLREFCIMKAKEEKFLQLIYQYDFDKDPSDGRDIDMHRLCFHGSLFYFADSHRICSPVHSIIFAYGMEFVDYCFFRTFRLLKVLDMERLYLKGSDLDALMLLVHLRYLAISGSIRRLPSSIANLWNLETLIVIRRLPWSIDLPDTIWQMKSLRHVNARAFANVSLGDYEFEELCQLENVHTFSTVLCHGRDTEILLRRLPRLRKLSCIIPESGKHQVGSCKVLDFSILSELEALDLSCMGGTEFSTPKIPAFEFPKVLKKLTLFKCFLPTAAISAIGQLPNLVVLKLRNIDFAKHILYVEDGEFLNLKFLAMHHSEFERWAVPDEPFPSLENLVLTDCTKLKEIPSSFADISTLKMIKIRGCCPSVEKSAQTIYEEQKDMGNGDLRLICS; encoded by the coding sequence ATGGTAAATAGTAGTTTTCTTGCTGTTCTTGTTTCCACCACAGAACAGTTGGCACGCCTGGGAGACGAACCAAGCTTGACTGATCCAATGAAGGATCAAATCCAAAAGCTTCAAATGGAGCTAAATTTCCTCAAGATGTTTTCCTGGTGCTGGCTTAAGTTTGAAGAAGCTGGTAAGAATGTTAAGTTGAATTTTGCTATTAATACCATTAGTTCTGCAGTAGAAGTAGCAAATAAGCACCTTTACTCAGCCGGTCTATGGGCAATTCGGACAAAAAGGGGTAGAAATTGGCGTCTCCTAACTTCTAATTTGCTGAAAAATGTTGAGCAGTTTAAGTCAGAAATTAGAAAGAATTGCAATTTTTTGcttaattttttgttaaattccATCAAATCTTCCACGACGGTAGAGATCTATGATTTCATGGACATTATCATCATGAATCTTAAGGATCTTAGTGACACAGAAGATGAACAGATCGCTTCAGTGTATAAGCAAACTAGAGCGCTTGAAGAGAAACTAAGGTTCATTAGAAAGTTCATTGATTTCACCGTGAAACGTTGCTATGAGCATCAGAAATTGGAAGATTCATTGGTTCATCTTCATTCTTGCGCTAATAAAGTAGCATGGCTATCATTTTTGTGCTGGGtaaataaaaatgatgaaaacatGCAGTGCAGAATAAATATCATGCTTTCTGATCTACACAAGGAGATTTGGCCTTGTGCTCCAGGAATTACAGGGATGTATCTTGAAGTCCTCAAAGCTTTAAAGGTGTCAGCATCTGACACTTTATTGGTGGCTGAAATTGTTGCAGACTTTGTCAACTTTCTGCTAGAAAATCTTCCTGCTGTTTTCATAGACCGCATTGAGATCATTCGAGAAGGGCTCATAATCATCATTGCATTTCTCGTGGATTCACCAGAGGACTGTGAAGATGATGGGGATAAACTTTTGACGCAAGCTGACGCCATTGTAACTGAGGCTGCATCTCTCTTTTACTCAATCTTTTTGGaggaaatgaatgaaaatgtcgtcgaagaaaaaaaatttcttttgtcTGAGGTCATAGGAAAGATTGAGAGATTCCTGGAAGTGGTCAAAAAGTTCTATGTCTACATTCCAGAGGCGTCAGAGTTTTATTCTCTCAGGACTCATGGAATAGGATATATTGATTTCATCTTGGAAAATCTGAAGAAAATGCTGAAACAAAATTGCAAATTTGTACCTTTTGTGAAGCATAAAGTTGTGATGGTTCAGGAGGAGCTGCAGTCATTGAGGACATTCCTCACGGATAAAATGGATGGTCAAAATGAGCACGAGGAGCTGAAAGATCTTTGGAGAAGAACCATCAATGTGGCATACCATGCAGAGCATGTCACTGACTTGTCTTTAATCagttgtagttgtttctggtATTCCATAATATGTCTTTCaacagtcattcaagaaattaagaTCACCAAGACTGAGATTGAGAATATTGGAAATAAGCATATGAAAAAACCTGTGATCCTCATTGCAAATATGAACTCCATGCATCCCTTTGCGGCACAAGCTAGTAACTCAAGAATTGATGAAGCTGTTATAGGATTTGATGATGAGGCAGAAACCATAATCAATCGACTTACAAGAGGATCAGAACAACTTGAAATAGTTTCGATTATTGGAATGCCTGGCCAAGGTAAGACAACTTTAGCCAAGAAAGTTTACAACCATCCATCAATCTGTTATCACTTTATTCAATGTGTCTGGTGCTGTGTGTCTCAAGAGTATGAGTATAGAAGTGCATTGCttgaaatgttatgtaatgtcACTGAACTTTCTAGACATGATACTTCTGAAATGAGTAATGACGAACTTGCAAATCGGCTTAGAAAATGTTTAATTGGACGAAGTTATCTTATAGTTATGGATGATATCTGGGATATTCGACCTTGGAGTGAATTAAAGCGATCATTTCCTGATAACAACAACGGAAGCAGAATTCTGTTCACTAGCCGAATTCAGAAGTTTTCTTGGCAAGATGAATGCAAGTGCTACTTTCATACTCTCCGGCCATTTCATGAGGAGGAATGCTGGCAGTTATTGAAACAGAAAACATTCCATAAAGATGAATGTCCACAAGATTTAGTTGAAGTTGGCATGGAAATTGCAAGAAAGTGCAAGGGACTACCTTTGTCAATTGTTTTGGTTGCTGGAATCCTTTCAAGGTCAAAGAAtagtctatattggtggaaacAAATTGCTTTTAATCTGAGTTCAAGCCATCCAACTGAAGGATCCATGGACATACTGGAGTTAAGCTACAAACATCTACCAGATCATCTAAAACCATGCTTTCTTTATTTGGGAGCATTTTCAGGCAGTCAAAAGATCAGAGCCCGAAAGATGACCCTATTGTGGATTTCAGAAGGATTTATAGGAAGAACAGATCAAAGGAGGTTGGAAGATGTGGCAATGGAGTGCTTGATGGATCTGATTAATCATAGCCTTGTAATTGTCAGTGAAAGAAGTTCTGATGGTGGGATCAAAGGCTGTCAGGTTCACAATCTCTTGCGTGAATTTTGCATCATGAAAGCTAAAGAAGAGAAATTTTTACAGTTAATTTATCAGTATGATTTTGATAAAGATCCCTCCGATGGCCGTGATATTGACATGCATCGGCTATGCTTTCACGGTTCATTGTTTTATTTTGCTGATTCACATCGTATTTGCTCACCTGTCCATTCTATAATTTTTGCTTATGGGATGGAGTTTGTTGACTATTGCTTTTTCAGAACCTTTAGGCTTCTTAAAGTGTTGGATATGGAGAGGTTATACTTGAAAGGTTCTGATCTTGACGCCCTGATGTTACTAGTACATTTAAGGTACTTAGCAATTTCTGGTTCAATAAGAAGGCTTCCATCATCAATAGCCAACCTCTGGAACTTGGAAACTCTAATTGTGATACGGCGACTTCCTTGGAGTATTGATCTACCAGACACCATTTGGCAGATGAAAAGTTTAAGGCATGTAAATGCTCGTGCTTTTGCTAATGTCTCTTTGGGTGATTACGAGTTTGAGGAGCTTTGTCAATTAGAGAATGTGCATACTTTTTCAACAGTACTTTGTCATGGAAGAGATACAGAGATACTGCTGAGACGGTTACCAAGACTTCGCAAGCTTAGTTGTATAATTCCAGAGTCCGGTAAGCATCAAGTTGGAAGCTGCAAAGTTCTAGATTTCAGCATCCTAAGTGAATTGGAGGCACTGGATTTAAGCTGTATGGGGGGTACTGAATTTTCTACTCCTAAAATACCGGCATTTGAGTTTccaaaagttcttaaaaagttGACTTTGTTCAAATGTTTCCTACCAACGGCTGCAATATCAGCAATTGGGCAGCTACCTAATCTAGTGGTTCTCAAACTACGGAATATAGACTTTGCAAAGCACATATTGTATGTGGAAGATGGGGAATTCTTAAATCTCAAATTCCTTGCTATGCATCATTCAGAATTTGAAAGGTGGGCTGTGCCTGACGAGCCTTTCCCTAGTCTTGAGAATCTTGTCTTGACAGACTGTACCAAGCTTAAGGAGATCCCCTCTTCTTTTGCTGACATCTCCACCTTGAAAATGATCAAGATACGAGGCTGCTGTCCCAGCGTTGAGAAGTCAGCCCAGACAATTTATGAAGAGCAAAAAGATATGGGAAATGGCGATCTTCGACTCATCTGTTCTTAA